In Citrus sinensis cultivar Valencia sweet orange chromosome 2, DVS_A1.0, whole genome shotgun sequence, a single genomic region encodes these proteins:
- the LOC102614599 gene encoding uncharacterized protein LOC102614599, with product MADWGPVIIATVLFVLLTPGLLFQLPAKGRVVEFGNMQTSPASIFVHSIIFFGLLIIFLIAIGVHIYTG from the coding sequence GATTGGGGGCCGGTAATAATAGCCACAGTGCTGTTTGTGCTGTTGACGCCAGGGCTGTTGTTCCAGCTGCCTGCCAAAGGCAGAGTTGTGGAGTTTGGGAACATGCAAACCAGTCCTGCTTCCATCTTTGTCCACTCCATCATCTTCTTTGGCCTCCTCATCATTTTCCTTATTGCAATTGGTGTTCATATCTACACAGGATAG